The proteins below come from a single Triticum aestivum cultivar Chinese Spring chromosome 5D, IWGSC CS RefSeq v2.1, whole genome shotgun sequence genomic window:
- the LOC123121575 gene encoding uncharacterized protein produces MELLLDAVDSQQVSDDELIGRHGGARCRADASPTRSAQSTDRVNPEVPGWTKRLWLRSAPPDRTPCLSRMSALEESIRKFGEFRIRYGKSWLNVERTRCQSECKKSSAAARGNQRRRIVGHADVSVLH; encoded by the exons ATGGAGTTACTTCTCGACGCCGTCGACAG CCAGCAGGTCAGCGATGACGAGCTAATCGGGAGGCATGGTGGAGCTCGCTGCCGTGCGGATGCATCTCCGACTAGGTCGGCGCAGTCCACTGACAGAGTGAATCCGGAAGTTCCTGGATGGACAAAAAG ATTATGGCTAAGGAGTGCGCCACCAGACAGGACACCATGTCTGTCACGGATGAGCGCGCTCGAGGAGTCGATCCGCAAGTTTGGCGA ATTCAGAATAAGGTACGGTAAGAGCTGGCTAAACGTCGAGAGGACAAGGTGTCAAAGTGAATGCAAGAAATCGTCTGCGGCTGCTCG GGGAAACCAGAGGCGGAGAATAGTAGGTCATGCCGATGTAAGTGTGCTGCATTGA